One window from the genome of Deinococcus yavapaiensis KR-236 encodes:
- a CDS encoding lysoplasmalogenase family protein, with translation MTRAALAPRLPSKRPTMRSVLRLHANGWTGAYILAAAAALWSAQAAGPGVFMLLKSLPVLVLLADVALARAPRLSRFTAACATVALAFALVAGAVIVVDFHLGTALWLGTHAAIIAAMGVTRAHPARQLLVALPSLLVALGMLHLVAPRLEPSLYWTVVIYSLVHPTVFACASVRALVTRRDPWSYVMLAGSGLFMLSDTLLALNRWVLPVPLSGLAHQSVLVQGTYLVGLWLLIAGLPPRKERM, from the coding sequence ATGACGCGCGCCGCGCTCGCCCCGCGCCTTCCTTCGAAGCGCCCGACCATGCGAAGCGTCCTGCGGCTTCACGCGAACGGTTGGACGGGCGCGTACATCCTGGCCGCCGCCGCCGCGCTCTGGTCGGCGCAGGCGGCCGGGCCCGGCGTGTTCATGCTGCTGAAAAGCCTCCCGGTGCTCGTCCTGCTCGCCGATGTCGCCCTCGCTCGGGCGCCGCGCCTCTCCCGGTTCACGGCGGCATGCGCGACGGTCGCCTTGGCCTTCGCGCTCGTCGCGGGCGCCGTGATCGTCGTCGATTTTCACCTCGGCACGGCCTTGTGGCTGGGAACGCACGCGGCGATAATCGCCGCGATGGGTGTGACGCGCGCCCATCCCGCGCGGCAACTGCTCGTGGCGCTGCCGTCCCTGCTCGTGGCGCTCGGCATGCTTCACCTCGTCGCGCCGCGCCTGGAGCCGTCGCTGTACTGGACGGTCGTCATCTACTCCCTGGTACATCCGACGGTCTTCGCTTGCGCGAGCGTTCGCGCGCTCGTCACTCGGCGGGATCCCTGGTCATACGTCATGCTGGCCGGGTCGGGACTGTTCATGCTGTCCGACACGCTCCTCGCCCTCAACCGCTGGGTCCTGCCCGTTCCCCTCTCGGGCCTCGCGCACCAGTCCGTCTTGGTGCAGGGCACGTACCTCGTGGGCTTGTGGCTGTTGATCGCGGGCCTGCCGCCCAGAAAGGAGCGGATGTGA
- a CDS encoding 4'-phosphopantetheinyl transferase family protein has product MTLCTAPTVSPLQLGDVHVWRVNLDVEARDLRFLLSSDEQVRAASYAFSDDRRRFVVARAALRRILAAYLHLSPREVSFEYGAAGKPTVRGVQFNASHCANLALVAVSTQPVGIDLEGVRPFPDALAVASSLFTKEASALLRATDARDRERVFFELWTQHEARVKATGRGLVGGQASPEEHTWPSVTWTPAEGFVASLVCETRSRLSVGEFDADVPPFGRLPASI; this is encoded by the coding sequence ATGACGCTTTGCACGGCCCCGACCGTTTCGCCCCTCCAACTCGGCGACGTCCACGTGTGGCGCGTGAACCTCGACGTGGAGGCGCGCGACCTTCGATTTTTGCTGAGTTCCGACGAGCAAGTCCGCGCGGCGTCGTACGCGTTTTCCGACGACCGCCGTCGCTTCGTCGTCGCCCGCGCCGCGCTGCGCCGCATTCTTGCGGCCTACCTGCACCTCTCACCGCGGGAAGTGTCCTTCGAGTACGGCGCCGCCGGAAAGCCGACAGTGCGAGGCGTGCAATTCAACGCTTCGCACTGCGCGAACCTCGCGCTCGTGGCCGTATCGACCCAACCCGTCGGGATCGACTTGGAGGGCGTCCGCCCCTTTCCGGACGCCTTGGCGGTGGCGTCCTCGTTGTTCACGAAGGAGGCGTCGGCCCTCCTGAGGGCCACCGACGCACGCGATCGAGAGCGAGTGTTTTTCGAGCTGTGGACGCAGCACGAAGCGCGCGTCAAGGCGACGGGGCGAGGATTGGTGGGAGGGCAGGCGTCGCCCGAGGAGCACACGTGGCCCAGCGTGACTTGGACGCCCGCCGAGGGCTTCGTCGCCTCGCTCGTCTGCGAAACGCGAAGTCGCCTTTCGGTCGGCGAGTTTGACGCTGACGTGCCACCTTTTGGCCGCTTGCCCGCGAGCATTTGA
- a CDS encoding acetyl-CoA carboxylase carboxyltransferase subunit alpha yields MADIRRNLERQIGDLEKLARETGENFETELKVLRDRLLRVDREREPDSPRWARVQLARTPGRPTALDYVERLVTNFVELHGDRTFGDDTALIGGPAKLGERHVMLLLQQKGRDTKGRVKRRFGMSNPEGYRKAIRLMDLADKFRLPVVALIDTPGAYPGIDAEERGQAWAIAQSIQRMARLTVPAVCAVIGEGGSGGALAIGVGNRVLIQENAWYSVISPESCAAILWRDSAQAPKAAEALQLTAPDLLRLGIVDEVVREPDGGAHTNADEASRLLGASLERHLSELSALKPEELRAGRARRFRELGVFELV; encoded by the coding sequence ATGGCCGACATCCGCCGCAATCTGGAACGTCAAATCGGCGACTTGGAAAAGCTCGCGCGGGAAACGGGCGAGAATTTCGAGACGGAACTCAAGGTCCTGCGCGACCGGCTGCTGCGCGTCGACCGCGAGCGCGAACCGGACTCGCCGCGCTGGGCGCGCGTGCAACTCGCGCGCACGCCCGGACGACCGACGGCGCTCGACTACGTCGAACGCCTCGTCACGAACTTCGTGGAGCTTCACGGCGACCGCACCTTCGGAGACGACACCGCGTTGATCGGCGGGCCCGCCAAGCTCGGCGAGCGGCACGTCATGCTGCTGCTGCAGCAAAAGGGACGCGACACGAAGGGGCGCGTGAAGCGCCGGTTCGGCATGAGCAACCCCGAGGGGTACCGCAAGGCGATTCGCCTCATGGACCTCGCCGACAAGTTCCGTCTGCCCGTCGTGGCCCTCATCGACACGCCGGGCGCCTACCCCGGCATCGACGCCGAGGAGCGCGGCCAAGCGTGGGCGATCGCTCAAAGCATTCAACGCATGGCGCGCCTCACGGTACCCGCCGTGTGCGCCGTCATCGGTGAAGGTGGATCGGGCGGCGCGCTCGCCATCGGCGTCGGGAACCGCGTCTTGATTCAGGAGAACGCGTGGTACAGCGTGATCTCGCCCGAGTCGTGCGCTGCGATCTTGTGGCGTGACTCCGCGCAAGCGCCGAAGGCGGCCGAAGCGCTTCAGCTCACGGCGCCCGATCTCCTGCGCCTCGGCATCGTCGACGAGGTCGTGCGCGAACCCGACGGCGGCGCCCACACGAACGCGGACGAGGCATCGAGGCTCCTTGGGGCGTCTCTGGAGCGCCACTTGAGCGAGTTGAGCGCCCTGAAGCCCGAAGAGCTGCGCGCCGGCCGTGCGCGGCGCTTTCGTGAACTTGGCGTGTTCGAGCTCGTCTAA
- the accD gene encoding acetyl-CoA carboxylase, carboxyltransferase subunit beta has translation MALDKFFRRKKPVQAAENDVPELWTKCGACKTNIYNKDYEANAFVCPTCGNHSRLGADVRARVLLDEGSFVQFSGHVRPLDPLNFVDTEPYTARLARAQQKTGRPDAILTGTGRVEGISVAVALMDFEFSGGSMGSVVGEEIARITEHAAREGLPLILVAASGGARMQESALSLMQMAKTTVALEHLSEKGLPYVSILTDPTTGGVTASFATIADVILAEPGALIGFAGPRVIQQTIRQSLPEGFQRSEFLLEHGMVDLVVDRREQRALLVKLLESFTSARTETPSPVAAGGA, from the coding sequence TTGGCCCTCGACAAGTTCTTTCGACGGAAGAAACCCGTGCAGGCCGCCGAGAACGACGTCCCGGAGTTGTGGACGAAGTGCGGCGCGTGCAAGACGAACATCTACAACAAGGACTACGAGGCGAACGCCTTCGTGTGCCCGACGTGCGGCAACCACTCGCGGCTCGGCGCCGACGTGCGCGCGCGCGTCCTGCTCGACGAGGGCAGCTTCGTGCAGTTCAGCGGGCACGTGCGGCCCCTCGATCCCCTGAATTTCGTGGACACCGAGCCTTACACGGCTCGACTCGCCCGCGCGCAGCAGAAGACGGGACGTCCCGACGCGATTCTCACCGGGACGGGCCGCGTGGAAGGCATCTCGGTCGCCGTGGCCCTGATGGACTTCGAGTTCTCGGGCGGATCCATGGGCAGCGTCGTCGGCGAGGAAATCGCGCGAATCACCGAGCACGCCGCGCGTGAAGGACTGCCGTTGATCCTCGTCGCCGCGTCCGGCGGGGCGCGCATGCAAGAAAGCGCGCTGAGCCTCATGCAAATGGCGAAGACGACGGTCGCCCTCGAGCACCTCTCCGAGAAGGGCCTGCCCTACGTCTCGATTCTCACGGATCCGACGACAGGCGGCGTCACGGCGAGCTTCGCGACGATCGCGGACGTCATTCTGGCCGAGCCGGGCGCACTCATCGGCTTCGCGGGGCCACGTGTCATTCAACAGACGATTCGTCAAAGTCTGCCCGAAGGGTTTCAACGCTCGGAGTTCTTGTTGGAGCACGGCATGGTCGATCTCGTCGTGGATCGCCGCGAGCAACGCGCCCTTCTCGTGAAGCTGCTCGAAAGCTTCACGAGCGCCCGAACCGAGACGCCGAGTCCGGTCGCCGCCGGAGGCGCGTGA
- a CDS encoding thymidine phosphorylase — protein MTIPELIEKKRNGGEHSREELNALVGGFARAQVPDYQVAAWLMAVFLRGMTPRETTDLTLVMAESGDVLDLAGLRDTVDKHSTGGVGDKTSLVLAPMLAALNLTVAKMSGRGLAHTGGTIDKLESIPGWRDQLSDEEFLSQAREVGIALVGQSKNLAPADGLLYALRDVTATVESVPLIASSIMSKKIAAGAKTIVLDVKVGAGAFMKTPEDAEKLAQAMVEIGTLAGRNVRALLTDMSAPLGHMAGNSLEVIEAIWTLRGEGPRDLLDLCLALAEEALVAHGETPRRAEERARNVIRDGSALAKLRAFVAAQGGDASYIDDPSKFDVAPGRAEVTAESSGFLSEVDALAVGRAVLALGGGRERKDEAIDHGVGVEVLHKPGDEVEAGEVIARVYHRERGVERALTLLREGLGVANEPPSVPPLVLKRVGA, from the coding sequence ATGACCATTCCGGAACTCATCGAAAAGAAGCGGAACGGCGGTGAGCACTCGCGCGAAGAATTGAACGCGCTTGTCGGCGGGTTCGCTCGCGCGCAAGTGCCCGATTACCAAGTGGCGGCCTGGCTGATGGCGGTCTTCTTGCGCGGCATGACGCCCAGGGAAACGACGGACCTCACGCTCGTCATGGCCGAAAGCGGCGACGTGCTGGACCTCGCGGGGCTCCGCGACACCGTGGACAAGCACTCGACGGGCGGCGTGGGCGACAAGACGAGCCTCGTCCTCGCGCCGATGCTCGCCGCCCTGAACCTCACCGTCGCGAAGATGAGCGGACGTGGCCTCGCGCACACGGGCGGCACGATCGACAAGCTCGAAAGCATCCCCGGCTGGCGCGATCAGCTCAGCGACGAGGAATTTCTGAGTCAGGCGCGCGAAGTGGGCATCGCGCTCGTCGGGCAAAGCAAGAATCTCGCGCCCGCCGACGGGCTGCTGTACGCGCTGCGCGACGTCACGGCGACGGTGGAGAGCGTGCCCCTCATCGCGTCGAGCATCATGAGCAAGAAGATCGCGGCGGGCGCCAAGACGATCGTGCTCGACGTGAAGGTCGGCGCGGGCGCGTTCATGAAGACGCCCGAGGACGCCGAGAAGCTCGCGCAGGCGATGGTGGAGATCGGAACGCTGGCGGGCCGAAACGTCCGCGCCCTGCTGACCGACATGAGCGCGCCGCTCGGCCACATGGCGGGCAACAGCCTCGAGGTGATCGAGGCGATTTGGACGCTGCGCGGCGAGGGGCCACGCGACCTGCTCGATCTGTGCCTCGCGCTCGCGGAAGAAGCGCTCGTCGCGCACGGCGAGACTCCGCGTCGAGCCGAGGAGCGGGCGCGGAACGTGATTCGCGACGGATCGGCGCTCGCGAAGTTGCGGGCGTTCGTGGCGGCGCAAGGCGGTGACGCCAGCTACATCGACGATCCCTCGAAGTTCGACGTGGCGCCCGGACGCGCCGAGGTGACGGCCGAGTCGAGCGGCTTTTTGAGCGAGGTGGACGCCCTTGCCGTGGGACGCGCGGTTCTCGCGCTCGGAGGCGGACGCGAGCGCAAGGACGAGGCGATCGATCACGGCGTCGGCGTGGAAGTGCTGCACAAGCCGGGCGACGAGGTCGAGGCCGGTGAGGTCATCGCGCGCGTCTACCACCGCGAGCGCGGCGTGGAGCGCGCCTTGACGCTCCTGCGAGAAGGGCTCGGGGTGGCGAACGAGCCGCCGAGCGTGCCGCCGCTCGTCCTGAAGCGCGTCGGCGCTTGA
- a CDS encoding YbhB/YbcL family Raf kinase inhibitor-like protein: MSNALTHRVLPAATLAALLSACAPTLTLGGNPAGARLSVAQPGGTVSAGTLTLSSPQFANGGRIANEQSANVFGCTGGNVSPTLTWSGAPAGTQSFALTMYDPDAPTGSGFWHWIVYNIPATATSLSLGAGAASGTALPAGTRQGAGDAGTVGYLGPCPSVGDPPHRYVFTLYALNRTLDIPANSAPAIVGFNLDGSTIARTTLTGFFGR, translated from the coding sequence ATGTCGAACGCTCTCACCCACCGTGTCCTGCCCGCCGCCACGCTCGCGGCCTTGCTGTCCGCTTGTGCCCCGACGCTCACCCTTGGCGGCAATCCTGCTGGCGCGCGCCTCAGCGTGGCGCAACCCGGCGGAACGGTCTCGGCGGGCACGTTGACCCTCAGTAGCCCGCAGTTCGCGAACGGCGGCCGCATCGCGAACGAGCAATCCGCCAACGTCTTCGGATGCACGGGCGGCAACGTCTCGCCTACCTTGACGTGGAGCGGCGCTCCGGCAGGCACGCAAAGTTTCGCCTTGACGATGTACGACCCCGACGCGCCCACCGGCAGTGGCTTTTGGCACTGGATCGTGTACAACATTCCCGCGACGGCCACGAGTTTGTCGCTCGGTGCGGGCGCCGCTTCAGGCACGGCCCTGCCCGCCGGGACTCGTCAAGGCGCGGGAGACGCGGGTACGGTGGGCTACCTTGGCCCGTGCCCGTCCGTGGGCGATCCGCCGCACCGCTACGTCTTCACTCTGTACGCGCTGAACCGCACGCTCGACATTCCTGCCAACTCGGCGCCCGCCATCGTCGGGTTCAACCTCGACGGGTCGACCATCGCCAGGACCACCCTCACCGGGTTCTTCGGACGGTAA
- the thrS gene encoding threonine--tRNA ligase: MQVTLPDGKQLDLADNATAMDVARSIGPRLAQDAIAARVDGILHDLMTPLPSGAQIGIVTKKNMNDAEEVWRHTLGHVMSQAVGQYYKEKGHAPESVKRGVGPVIENGFYQDFDLPEPLREEDLPEIERRMAAILDANLDVTRREVSREEGLKFFSYDPYKVELISELPDSAPITLYSQGDYTDLCRGPHVPRTGVLPKSFKLMSTSGAYWRGSEKNPMLQRVYGVAFATQKELDEYLHLLEEAKRRDHRRIGKDLDLFFTSEVIGPGLPVWLPNGATIRRELERFIVDLELAQGYQHVYSPAMAKSELYKISGHWDHYKDDMFPVMKIDQEELVLRPMNCPHHIQIYAHKPHSYRELPIKIAELGTMYRFEQSGQLTGLSRVRAMTLNDAHIFCRPDQVQEEFKRVVDLIRGAYDVLGFEQYLYRLSLRDPNDKEKYYPDDAMWESAENQLRQALDDMGLAYYESPGDAAFYGPKLDVQVRSALGKDETISTVQLDFLLPQKFDLEYVAEDGSRQRPIMIHRGVISTMERMTAFLIENTAGDFPFWLAPRQVVVVPIADRHLDYAREVEGALKSRGLRAETDDGNDRMNAKIRTAELAKIPVILVVGDKEQEARQLSVRERGKGERKGAPLDELAGELERRYKLREA; this comes from the coding sequence ATGCAAGTCACCTTGCCCGACGGTAAACAGCTCGACCTCGCCGACAACGCGACCGCGATGGACGTCGCGCGCTCCATCGGTCCGCGCCTCGCCCAAGACGCGATCGCCGCCCGCGTCGACGGTATCCTGCACGACTTGATGACCCCGCTGCCTTCAGGCGCGCAGATCGGCATCGTCACGAAAAAGAACATGAACGACGCCGAGGAAGTCTGGCGGCATACCCTCGGCCACGTCATGAGCCAAGCGGTCGGCCAGTACTACAAGGAAAAAGGCCACGCGCCCGAAAGCGTCAAGCGTGGCGTCGGCCCCGTCATCGAGAACGGCTTCTACCAGGACTTCGACCTTCCCGAGCCGCTGCGCGAAGAGGACCTGCCCGAAATCGAGCGGCGCATGGCCGCCATCCTCGACGCGAACCTCGACGTGACTCGGCGGGAAGTCAGTAGGGAAGAGGGCCTAAAGTTCTTCTCGTACGATCCTTACAAGGTCGAATTGATCTCCGAACTGCCCGACTCCGCGCCCATCACCCTCTACAGCCAAGGAGACTACACCGATTTGTGCCGCGGGCCGCACGTGCCTCGCACGGGCGTCTTGCCGAAGTCGTTCAAGCTCATGAGCACCTCCGGCGCGTACTGGCGCGGCTCGGAAAAGAACCCCATGCTGCAACGCGTGTACGGCGTCGCCTTCGCTACCCAAAAGGAACTCGACGAGTACCTGCACCTCTTGGAGGAAGCCAAGCGCCGCGATCACCGCCGCATCGGCAAGGACCTCGACTTGTTCTTCACCTCGGAAGTCATCGGGCCGGGCTTGCCCGTGTGGCTTCCCAACGGAGCGACGATTCGCCGCGAACTCGAGCGCTTCATCGTGGACCTCGAACTCGCGCAAGGCTACCAGCACGTGTACAGCCCCGCGATGGCCAAGAGCGAGCTGTACAAAATCAGCGGGCACTGGGATCACTACAAGGACGACATGTTCCCGGTCATGAAAATCGACCAAGAAGAACTCGTCTTGCGGCCCATGAACTGCCCGCACCACATCCAGATCTACGCGCACAAGCCGCACTCATACCGTGAGCTGCCCATCAAGATCGCCGAGCTCGGCACCATGTACCGCTTCGAGCAGAGCGGCCAACTGACGGGTTTGTCGCGCGTGCGCGCCATGACGCTCAACGACGCGCACATCTTTTGCCGTCCCGATCAAGTGCAAGAGGAGTTCAAGCGGGTCGTGGACCTCATTCGCGGCGCGTACGACGTCCTCGGCTTCGAGCAGTACCTGTACCGCCTGAGCTTGCGTGACCCGAACGACAAGGAGAAGTACTACCCCGACGACGCGATGTGGGAAAGCGCCGAGAACCAACTGCGTCAAGCGCTCGACGACATGGGCCTCGCCTACTACGAATCGCCCGGCGACGCGGCCTTCTACGGTCCGAAGCTCGACGTGCAGGTGCGCAGCGCTCTCGGCAAGGACGAGACGATCTCGACCGTGCAGCTCGACTTCCTGCTGCCGCAGAAGTTCGACCTCGAGTACGTCGCCGAGGACGGCTCGCGTCAACGCCCCATCATGATTCACCGTGGTGTCATTTCGACCATGGAGCGCATGACCGCCTTCCTGATCGAGAACACCGCCGGAGACTTTCCGTTCTGGCTCGCGCCGCGTCAAGTCGTCGTGGTGCCCATCGCCGACCGTCACCTCGATTACGCGCGTGAAGTCGAAGGCGCGTTGAAGTCGAGAGGACTGCGCGCCGAAACGGACGACGGGAACGATCGCATGAACGCCAAGATCCGCACCGCCGAACTCGCCAAGATTCCCGTGATCCTCGTGGTGGGCGACAAGGAGCAGGAGGCGCGCCAACTCTCCGTGCGCGAGCGCGGCAAGGGCGAGCGCAAGGGCGCGCCGCTCGACGAATTGGCGGGCGAACTCGAACGCCGCTACAAGCTTCGCGAAGCTTGA
- a CDS encoding phospholipase A2 — protein sequence MHKRLLMSALGLASLLAACGQSPIASATPSERAAFLAAQPELEDATSQAFIRMYGHDPEFLANVEQAYGGARVTATLPAQPRVRARDLASDRLAYIKSVAWGTVVNYDAQYANQAAVNVRYPGLDWTRDGCSAPSGLGLGYREDFRPACNVHDFGYRNLKVYERTEANRKTTDDVFRVNMNAICAAKSWYARPACYSAAYAYYEAVRVGGADSF from the coding sequence ATGCACAAGCGTCTCTTGATGTCCGCCCTTGGGCTCGCGTCCCTTCTTGCCGCTTGCGGGCAGTCGCCCATCGCGTCCGCGACGCCGTCGGAGCGAGCGGCGTTTCTCGCCGCTCAGCCCGAATTGGAGGACGCGACGTCGCAGGCGTTCATCAGGATGTACGGCCACGACCCCGAGTTCCTCGCCAACGTCGAGCAGGCGTACGGCGGGGCGCGCGTCACGGCCACGCTGCCCGCTCAACCTCGAGTGCGGGCGCGAGACCTCGCGTCGGATCGGCTCGCGTACATCAAGAGCGTCGCGTGGGGCACGGTCGTCAATTACGACGCGCAGTACGCGAATCAAGCGGCCGTGAACGTCCGCTATCCCGGCCTCGACTGGACGCGCGACGGTTGTTCGGCGCCGAGCGGACTCGGACTCGGGTACCGCGAGGACTTCCGGCCCGCGTGCAACGTCCACGACTTCGGCTACCGCAACTTGAAGGTGTACGAGCGGACGGAAGCCAATCGCAAGACGACGGACGACGTGTTTCGCGTCAACATGAACGCGATTTGCGCGGCGAAGTCTTGGTACGCGCGCCCCGCGTGCTACTCGGCGGCGTACGCGTACTACGAGGCGGTTCGCGTCGGCGGCGCCGACAGCTTCTGA
- a CDS encoding NADH:flavin oxidoreductase/NADH oxidase: MSQLFSPLALRSLTLQNRLVVSPMCMYSSRDGFANNFHLVHLGQFALGRAGLIFTEATAVNPEGRISPDDLGLWKDEHVTNIAEICDFVHQFDGLIGVQLAHAGRKASTASPFKGRGGVPDEAGGWQPLGPSDEPYHGTYRTPCAMTRNDISDVIDDFRAATKRAILAGFDVVEVHAAHGYLLHEFLSPLSNTREDEYGGSFENRTRLLLEVTRAVRSAWPDHLPLFVRLSASDWVEGGWDVEETVAVSQLLRDEGVDVVDVSSGGLSPLQNIHVAAGYQVPFAARVKAEANVATMAVGLLTDPAQCEEVLTSGAADLVAVAREFLRDPHFPLRAARMLGDDLSWPLQYDRAK; the protein is encoded by the coding sequence GTGAGCCAACTCTTCTCGCCCCTTGCCCTGCGTTCCCTCACGTTGCAAAACCGCCTCGTGGTGTCGCCGATGTGCATGTACTCGTCACGCGACGGCTTCGCGAACAACTTCCATCTCGTGCACCTCGGCCAGTTCGCGCTCGGCCGAGCAGGCTTGATCTTCACGGAGGCGACGGCCGTGAATCCCGAGGGGCGCATCTCGCCCGACGACCTCGGCTTGTGGAAGGACGAGCACGTCACGAACATCGCCGAGATCTGCGATTTCGTGCATCAATTCGACGGATTGATCGGCGTGCAGCTCGCCCACGCGGGTCGCAAGGCCAGCACCGCTTCTCCGTTCAAAGGGCGGGGCGGCGTGCCCGACGAAGCGGGCGGTTGGCAGCCTCTCGGCCCGTCCGACGAGCCGTACCACGGCACGTACCGAACGCCGTGCGCGATGACCCGCAACGACATCTCGGACGTCATCGACGACTTTCGGGCGGCGACGAAGCGCGCGATCTTGGCGGGATTCGACGTCGTGGAAGTTCACGCGGCGCACGGTTATCTGCTGCACGAGTTCCTGTCGCCCTTGTCGAACACGCGCGAGGACGAGTACGGCGGCTCGTTCGAGAACCGAACGCGGCTGCTTTTGGAAGTGACGAGGGCCGTTCGAAGCGCGTGGCCCGACCACCTGCCGCTCTTCGTACGGCTCTCGGCGTCCGATTGGGTGGAAGGCGGGTGGGACGTCGAGGAGACGGTCGCCGTGAGCCAGTTGCTGCGAGACGAGGGCGTCGACGTCGTGGACGTCTCCTCGGGCGGCCTTTCGCCTCTGCAGAACATCCACGTCGCCGCCGGGTATCAAGTTCCGTTCGCGGCGCGCGTCAAGGCGGAAGCGAACGTGGCGACGATGGCCGTGGGACTCCTGACGGACCCCGCGCAGTGCGAGGAAGTGCTCACGTCCGGCGCGGCGGACCTCGTGGCGGTCGCACGGGAATTCTTGCGAGATCCACACTTTCCCCTGCGGGCCGCTCGAATGCTCGGGGACGACCTTTCCTGGCCGTTGCAGTACGACCGCGCGAAGTGA
- a CDS encoding 8-oxo-dGTP diphosphatase produces MKRCSVALPFSDGRVLLGLKKTGFGAGKLVDVGGKIEVGETPREAAIRELFEETGLRALELRDAGVVMHEFAGRPSWSLWVHVFVVTRWEGEATESDEVTPEWHAVDALPYDRMWADAPHWVPSVLRGETAALHFQFGEDGESLQSVRALKLDS; encoded by the coding sequence ATGAAACGCTGCTCGGTCGCCTTGCCGTTCTCGGACGGTCGCGTGTTGCTTGGCCTCAAGAAGACGGGGTTCGGCGCGGGAAAGCTCGTGGACGTCGGGGGAAAGATCGAAGTCGGCGAGACGCCGAGGGAAGCCGCCATTCGGGAACTGTTCGAGGAGACGGGTCTGCGCGCCTTGGAGTTGCGCGACGCGGGCGTCGTCATGCACGAGTTCGCGGGGCGGCCGTCGTGGAGTTTGTGGGTGCACGTGTTCGTCGTGACGCGCTGGGAAGGCGAGGCGACCGAAAGCGACGAGGTCACGCCCGAATGGCACGCCGTGGACGCCTTGCCCTACGATCGGATGTGGGCGGACGCTCCTCACTGGGTGCCAAGCGTGCTGCGCGGCGAGACGGCGGCGCTCCACTTTCAATTCGGTGAAGACGGAGAGAGCCTTCAAAGCGTGCGGGCGCTTAAACTCGACTCGTGA